One Rhodococcus sp. P1Y DNA window includes the following coding sequences:
- a CDS encoding sugar phosphate isomerase/epimerase family protein, whose product MSTTETTTEIRIAGAPISWGVCEVPGWGYQIASDRVLTEMRDAGLTATEVGPEGFLPADPNELAATLDKFDLESVGGFAPVLLHHANHDPVPGIAPLLDAFVASRAEVLVLAAATGSDGYDSRPELDDAQWDTLLRNLDRLQEAAAERGIRAVLHPHVGTMIEKRDEVYRVLNGASIPLCLDTGHLLIGGTNPLELVEAYASRITHAHLKDVDAALAARVQSGELTYTEAVAQGMYTPLGTGDVGIGKIVNELLDAGFDGWFVLEQDTILAEEPTDAGPVSDVIASVAYLRSVVDARVSS is encoded by the coding sequence GTGAGCACAACCGAAACGACCACTGAAATCCGCATCGCCGGCGCGCCCATTTCGTGGGGCGTCTGCGAGGTCCCCGGGTGGGGGTATCAAATCGCATCCGATCGCGTCCTGACCGAGATGCGCGACGCCGGCCTCACAGCCACCGAGGTGGGCCCCGAGGGCTTCCTCCCCGCGGACCCGAACGAGCTCGCTGCAACTCTCGACAAGTTCGACCTCGAGTCGGTCGGCGGGTTCGCACCCGTTCTGCTGCACCATGCCAACCATGACCCGGTCCCCGGCATCGCACCACTGCTCGACGCCTTCGTCGCCTCCCGTGCCGAGGTTCTCGTGCTCGCCGCCGCCACCGGAAGCGACGGCTACGATTCTCGCCCCGAGCTCGACGATGCGCAGTGGGACACGTTGCTGCGCAACCTCGATCGACTGCAGGAAGCGGCGGCCGAGCGCGGTATCCGTGCAGTCCTGCACCCGCACGTCGGAACGATGATCGAGAAGCGCGACGAGGTCTACCGCGTCCTGAACGGCGCGTCCATCCCGCTGTGCCTCGATACGGGCCACCTCCTCATCGGCGGAACCAACCCGCTCGAACTGGTGGAGGCCTACGCGTCGCGCATCACCCATGCACACCTCAAGGACGTGGACGCTGCCCTCGCCGCCCGCGTTCAGTCCGGTGAACTGACCTACACCGAGGCTGTCGCACAGGGTATGTACACGCCGCTCGGAACAGGCGACGTCGGCATCGGCAAGATCGTGAACGAGCTTCTCGACGCCGGATTCGACGGTTGGTTCGTGCTGGAGCAGGACACAATTCTCGCCGAAGAGCCCACCGATGCAGGTCCAGTCTCCGACGTGATTGCAAGCGTCGCATACCTGCGCAGCGTCGTCGATGCTCGCGTTTCGTCCTAG
- a CDS encoding Gfo/Idh/MocA family protein, with the protein MGVTVGVIGLGRIGAFHTETLSSLPGVDDVVVTDERSSVTESVATKFGATAVDSAAALIASGIDGVVVAAATPAHASLVLACVDAGIPVFCEKPIAATPGESLAVVQGIESSGVQVQIGYNRRFAPAFAAAKSAVASGDLGWLHTVRSTTLDPAPPPLEYVAVSGGIFRDCSVHDFDIVRWIVGHEVAEVYAAGSNQGDPKFTEYGDVDTATTTLTFENGTIGVVSNTRYNARGYDCRLEVHGSNDAVVAGWDEQVPVRNLETGTTFPNGTPHSFFMDRFTSAYQVELGAFIDVIAGRIESPCTARDALEVAYIAEAATLSLQQHRPVRIDEVRL; encoded by the coding sequence ATGGGCGTAACCGTCGGCGTCATCGGCCTCGGCCGAATCGGCGCTTTCCACACCGAAACTCTGAGCTCACTACCTGGTGTCGACGACGTGGTCGTGACCGACGAGCGATCTTCGGTCACCGAATCCGTTGCGACGAAGTTCGGTGCCACGGCAGTCGACAGTGCTGCTGCACTCATCGCCTCCGGAATCGACGGCGTGGTCGTTGCCGCCGCCACGCCCGCGCATGCATCGCTAGTTCTCGCGTGCGTGGACGCCGGAATTCCGGTCTTCTGCGAGAAGCCGATCGCCGCGACGCCGGGTGAGAGCCTGGCCGTGGTCCAGGGCATCGAGTCCAGTGGCGTTCAGGTCCAGATCGGCTACAACCGCCGGTTCGCACCCGCGTTCGCCGCCGCCAAGAGCGCGGTGGCGTCAGGCGATCTCGGTTGGCTGCACACCGTACGCTCCACCACACTCGATCCCGCTCCCCCGCCGCTGGAGTACGTCGCGGTCTCCGGCGGAATCTTCCGTGACTGCAGCGTCCACGATTTCGACATCGTCCGGTGGATCGTCGGCCACGAGGTCGCCGAGGTCTACGCGGCAGGATCGAACCAGGGTGATCCCAAGTTCACCGAATACGGCGATGTCGACACCGCCACCACGACTCTCACGTTCGAGAACGGCACCATCGGCGTCGTCTCCAACACCCGATACAACGCGCGCGGGTACGACTGCCGCCTCGAAGTACATGGCTCGAACGACGCCGTGGTCGCCGGATGGGACGAGCAGGTTCCGGTCCGCAACCTCGAAACCGGCACCACCTTCCCGAACGGCACACCGCACTCCTTCTTCATGGATCGCTTCACCTCCGCCTATCAGGTGGAATTGGGCGCGTTCATCGATGTGATCGCCGGACGCATCGAATCCCCCTGCACCGCACGCGATGCACTCGAAGTGGCCTACATCGCCGAGGCCGCAACCCTGTCCCTGCAACAGCACCGCCCGGTGCGAATCGACGAGGTACGACTGTGA
- a CDS encoding LacI family DNA-binding transcriptional regulator: MTHRYKVREIAQQAGLSEATVDRVLHERPGVRANTRAEVQQAISDLDKQRSQLRLNGRKFLFDVVMQTPARFSAEFRAAVEAELPMLSPAVVRCRFHFRETESVPNMVETLGRFTSRGSHGVIVKAPDDPDVVAAIDRLVGIGIPVVTYVTDVPGSARVNYVGIDNRAAGATAAYLVDSWLSDADSTVLIILTSNIFRNEGEREIGFRTTLRALGAERGDPAGRRVVEITDSEGRDETVERLVERALADHPGIEAVYSIGGGNTGAVRAFERARRRCRVFVGHDLDGDNRPLLRSGALSAVLHHDLRADARLACRVLMQAGGGFDGVVGDRSRIQVLTRFNMP, translated from the coding sequence GTGACGCACCGATACAAAGTCCGTGAGATCGCCCAGCAAGCAGGGTTGAGCGAAGCGACCGTCGATCGCGTTCTGCATGAAAGGCCAGGGGTTCGCGCGAACACCAGAGCGGAAGTGCAACAGGCTATCTCGGATCTGGACAAGCAGCGGTCGCAACTGCGGCTGAATGGACGAAAGTTCCTGTTCGACGTCGTCATGCAGACCCCTGCCCGGTTCTCGGCCGAATTCAGAGCGGCAGTCGAAGCGGAACTGCCCATGCTGTCACCCGCGGTCGTCAGATGCAGGTTTCACTTCAGGGAGACCGAATCGGTCCCGAACATGGTGGAGACACTCGGCAGATTCACGAGTCGTGGTTCGCACGGAGTGATAGTCAAAGCTCCCGACGATCCGGACGTCGTTGCCGCGATCGATCGACTGGTCGGGATCGGAATACCTGTCGTCACCTATGTCACCGACGTTCCGGGGAGCGCGCGGGTCAACTACGTGGGGATCGACAACCGCGCGGCGGGGGCGACGGCGGCCTACCTGGTGGACAGTTGGCTGTCCGATGCCGATTCGACGGTCTTGATCATCTTGACCAGCAACATCTTTCGGAACGAAGGTGAACGCGAGATCGGCTTCAGGACGACGTTGCGCGCCCTGGGAGCCGAGCGAGGCGATCCTGCGGGGCGACGCGTTGTGGAGATCACCGACAGTGAGGGCCGCGACGAGACCGTCGAGCGCCTCGTAGAACGGGCACTTGCCGACCACCCAGGAATCGAGGCTGTCTATTCCATCGGAGGCGGCAACACAGGAGCCGTCAGGGCATTCGAGAGAGCGCGTAGGCGCTGTCGCGTGTTCGTGGGGCACGATCTCGACGGTGACAATCGCCCGTTGCTGAGATCGGGGGCGCTGTCCGCGGTTCTGCACCACGACCTCCGTGCGGACGCGCGCCTTGCTTGTCGAGTTCTCATGCAGGCGGGAGGCGGATTCGACGGTGTCGTCGGCGATCGGTCCCGAATACAGGTGCTGACGCGGTTCAATATGCCGTGA
- a CDS encoding Gfo/Idh/MocA family oxidoreductase has product MTVRVGIIGVGVMGADHARKINGSISGAEVSVVADFDAERAKSVAAEMRDAAVAADGLELIASDSVDAVIVASHDSTHAELVHAALAANKPVLCEKPLAPTAEECRKIIAAQGVRNLITVGFMRRFDPAYNELKRASSADRIGETLVAHCVSRNVVAGPGDSAATITNSAIHELDIMPWLLGSPISEVSWHAGRTSKHSGIRQDPQIMLLRTESDVLMTVELFVNARYGYDTRCEIVGEDGVASFAVPAHVIVDSELKRSIEYPLDWVPRYAEAYRLELQEWIDSIEQNRPSTLADADAGLRAGLVADALVLSMNSGGRTVAVEY; this is encoded by the coding sequence ATGACTGTACGCGTTGGAATCATCGGTGTCGGCGTCATGGGCGCCGACCATGCTCGCAAGATCAACGGCTCGATTTCGGGTGCGGAGGTGTCGGTCGTTGCGGACTTCGACGCCGAACGGGCCAAGTCCGTCGCCGCCGAAATGCGCGATGCCGCGGTTGCCGCAGACGGACTCGAACTGATCGCGAGCGATAGTGTCGACGCCGTCATTGTCGCCTCGCACGACTCCACGCACGCTGAGCTCGTTCACGCCGCGCTCGCTGCGAACAAGCCGGTTCTGTGTGAGAAGCCCTTGGCGCCGACAGCCGAGGAGTGCCGGAAAATCATTGCCGCGCAGGGTGTCCGCAATTTGATCACCGTCGGTTTCATGCGGCGGTTCGACCCGGCGTACAACGAACTCAAGCGCGCATCGTCTGCCGACAGAATCGGTGAGACTCTCGTCGCACACTGCGTCAGCCGCAATGTTGTTGCAGGTCCGGGCGACTCGGCGGCGACGATCACCAACTCCGCGATACACGAGCTCGACATCATGCCGTGGTTGCTGGGTTCACCGATCTCCGAAGTGAGCTGGCATGCAGGCCGCACCTCGAAGCACTCCGGTATTCGCCAGGATCCGCAGATCATGTTGCTGCGTACCGAATCCGACGTGCTCATGACCGTCGAACTGTTCGTCAATGCGCGCTACGGCTACGACACGCGGTGTGAGATCGTCGGCGAGGACGGTGTCGCGTCGTTCGCAGTCCCAGCGCACGTCATCGTTGACAGCGAACTGAAACGCTCCATCGAGTATCCCCTCGACTGGGTCCCGCGCTACGCCGAGGCATACCGTCTCGAATTGCAGGAATGGATCGACTCCATCGAGCAGAACCGGCCGTCGACCCTCGCCGACGCCGATGCCGGACTACGTGCGGGACTCGTCGCCGACGCGCTCGTGCTATCGATGAATTCAGGTGGCCGCACGGTCGCCGTCGAGTACTGA
- a CDS encoding aldo/keto reductase: MTPTVTLNDGTELPALGLGTVEADGEDMAATVTAALDSGYRLIDTALSYGTEPGVGRAVAASTVPREDIRITTKIPGRFHGYDEAKESARSSLNDLGVDYIDLLLIHWPLPKVDKYVDTWRAMIDLQKDGLVKSIGVSNFTAAHLDRLEAETSVVPSVNQIELHPYFPQAELRAYHAQHGIVTESWSPLGRGSELLKASPVADAAHAHGVSPGQVVLRWHVQLGAIPLPKSSNPDRQKQNLDVFGFELTDEEVAAISGLERGRIWDQDPDIYEEF; encoded by the coding sequence ATGACACCGACAGTCACTCTGAACGATGGAACAGAGCTTCCCGCGCTCGGCCTCGGCACGGTCGAAGCCGACGGCGAGGACATGGCGGCGACAGTGACCGCCGCCTTGGATTCCGGGTATCGGCTCATCGACACCGCACTCAGCTACGGAACTGAGCCTGGTGTCGGACGCGCCGTCGCTGCGTCGACCGTCCCTCGCGAAGACATCCGCATCACGACGAAGATTCCCGGCCGATTCCACGGATACGACGAGGCCAAGGAGTCAGCCCGATCGTCGTTGAACGATCTGGGCGTCGACTATATCGATCTGTTGCTCATCCACTGGCCGCTGCCGAAGGTGGACAAGTACGTCGACACCTGGCGCGCGATGATCGATCTGCAGAAGGATGGTCTGGTCAAATCGATCGGTGTCTCGAATTTCACTGCTGCGCACCTGGATCGACTGGAGGCGGAGACTTCGGTCGTGCCGTCGGTCAACCAGATCGAGCTGCATCCGTACTTCCCACAGGCAGAACTCCGCGCCTACCACGCGCAGCACGGCATCGTGACCGAGAGTTGGAGCCCCCTGGGGCGTGGTTCGGAACTTCTGAAGGCATCTCCGGTTGCCGACGCCGCCCACGCTCACGGTGTCTCGCCCGGTCAGGTCGTGCTGCGGTGGCACGTGCAACTCGGCGCGATTCCGTTGCCGAAGTCGTCCAACCCCGATCGGCAGAAGCAGAACCTCGACGTTTTCGGCTTCGAACTCACCGACGAGGAGGTCGCTGCTATCTCGGGTTTGGAACGCGGTCGAATCTGGGATCAGGATCCCGACATCTACGAGGAGTTCTGA
- a CDS encoding IclR family transcriptional regulator: protein MAEDKRRPHHRAVDRIAALLGAATTEPRGLTLTELARSIDAPLSSVQKLAYGLVASGFLDERDGRYTVGPLSAVLERRSGRTAIADFSRSRLAELHERTGAAALLVVRIGDDAVNIESVGLTDAAAFVDTTRWRYPLPATAGGRVLLAYMPERPRREWAAENLREDPERTMILLDELDTIRRTGIAVGPSGTLRPDLESVAVPLVRDGEVVAAVALTRSRVGARIPLGALKDALSAAVSGPLP from the coding sequence ATGGCCGAAGACAAACGCCGCCCCCACCATCGAGCGGTCGACCGGATCGCAGCGCTGCTCGGCGCGGCCACGACCGAACCGCGCGGGCTCACGCTGACCGAGCTTGCCCGTTCCATCGACGCGCCTCTGTCGTCTGTGCAGAAGCTCGCGTACGGACTCGTCGCGTCGGGGTTTCTCGACGAGCGAGATGGGAGATACACGGTCGGACCGTTGTCGGCGGTGCTCGAACGGCGATCGGGTCGCACGGCCATCGCGGATTTCTCACGGTCCCGCCTGGCCGAACTTCACGAGCGAACCGGTGCGGCCGCGTTGCTCGTCGTCCGAATCGGCGACGACGCCGTCAATATCGAATCCGTCGGCCTCACCGACGCAGCGGCATTCGTCGACACGACACGATGGCGCTACCCCCTGCCCGCCACCGCAGGCGGACGTGTCCTGCTGGCCTATATGCCGGAGCGACCCCGCCGGGAGTGGGCCGCCGAGAATCTCCGCGAGGATCCGGAACGGACGATGATTCTTCTCGACGAGCTGGACACCATCCGCCGTACCGGAATCGCGGTAGGCCCGAGCGGAACCCTCCGCCCTGATCTCGAATCGGTTGCTGTTCCCCTGGTTCGCGACGGAGAAGTAGTGGCCGCGGTCGCTCTCACCCGTTCCCGCGTCGGCGCTCGCATACCTCTCGGCGCACTGAAGGATGCACTGTCGGCAGCAGTCAGCGGGCCACTGCCGTGA
- a CDS encoding CaiB/BaiF CoA transferase family protein, giving the protein MSTQGPLEGIRVIDLATVVMGPYAAQILGDLGADVVKVESPTGDSTRRSVPRRGDGMGALALNVNRNKRSVMLDLKTEGGKNDLHRLLADADVLVTNMRPGALARLGFDYESLKDRYPSLVYTSAQGFRSDSDLADHAAYDEIVQAASGLTDLMRRATGKANYVPTILADKVCALTIVYSTLAAVVHLRATGEGQHIEVPMTDTMLAFNLVEHLGGHTFEPPVGPTGFYRSLSANHGAVQTKDGWACILPYSPANVHDFFDASGHGDLNDDPRFSTWQAVLDDMGELYGAIEAIAPERTTAEWESLCASYSIPMAAVLDMENASDSRYVQDGHLLDVAEHPTEGAYRAVGIPMRFSKTPLSIRRPAPGLGEHNDEVFAELNRVSVESTDRTKESLS; this is encoded by the coding sequence ATGAGCACACAGGGACCGCTCGAAGGCATTCGGGTGATCGATCTCGCCACCGTCGTCATGGGGCCGTATGCGGCGCAGATACTCGGTGACCTGGGAGCCGACGTCGTCAAAGTGGAGTCGCCCACCGGTGACTCCACCCGGCGGTCGGTACCTCGCCGCGGCGACGGAATGGGTGCGCTCGCGCTCAACGTCAACCGAAACAAGCGCAGCGTCATGCTCGACCTCAAGACCGAAGGCGGAAAGAACGATCTGCATCGGCTGCTGGCCGATGCGGATGTACTCGTCACCAACATGCGACCGGGCGCGCTGGCGCGGCTCGGCTTCGATTACGAATCGCTGAAGGACCGCTACCCGAGCCTGGTCTACACGAGCGCGCAGGGGTTCCGGTCCGACTCCGACCTTGCCGATCACGCTGCGTACGACGAGATCGTCCAAGCGGCCAGCGGGTTGACCGACCTCATGCGGCGCGCGACCGGTAAGGCCAACTACGTTCCGACGATTCTGGCCGACAAGGTCTGCGCCCTGACCATCGTCTACTCCACGCTGGCAGCTGTCGTCCACCTGCGTGCAACCGGGGAGGGGCAGCACATCGAGGTGCCGATGACCGACACCATGCTCGCGTTCAATCTCGTCGAACATCTGGGCGGCCACACCTTCGAACCGCCCGTGGGGCCAACGGGGTTCTACCGGTCACTCAGTGCGAATCACGGTGCCGTGCAGACGAAGGACGGGTGGGCGTGCATCCTGCCGTACAGCCCGGCCAACGTGCACGACTTCTTCGACGCCTCTGGCCACGGGGACCTCAACGACGATCCTCGGTTCTCGACGTGGCAGGCCGTTCTCGACGATATGGGCGAGCTGTACGGGGCGATCGAGGCGATCGCTCCGGAGCGGACCACGGCGGAGTGGGAAAGTCTGTGCGCGTCGTACAGCATTCCGATGGCTGCGGTTCTCGACATGGAGAACGCGTCGGATTCGCGCTACGTACAAGACGGTCATCTCCTCGATGTCGCCGAGCATCCCACTGAGGGTGCCTACCGAGCCGTCGGAATCCCCATGCGGTTCAGCAAGACTCCGCTGTCGATTCGTCGCCCGGCCCCCGGCCTGGGTGAGCACAACGACGAGGTGTTCGCCGAGCTGAATCGGGTATCAGTGGAGTCGACCGACAGGACAAAGGAGTCCCTCTCATGA
- a CDS encoding acyl-CoA dehydrogenase family protein has protein sequence MSKHDPLGPLEPDFLAADLFGYQGILTDDEAEIVLKVRDFLAAEVAPRANEFWEKAQSPVHLLPKIAELEITGLGYEFEGRTPARKVLTGWLGMEFSRIDPSTGTMFSVHSGLAMSSISILGSEEQRERWLPSMRRMEKIGAFGLSEPHGGSDVSGGLETTARLDGDHWILNGSKRWIGNATFADLIIVFAKDEADGEVKGFVVEKEFDGFRAEKIEGKYSLRAVENADVYLEECRVPVANKLEHANSFADTSKVLRLTRGGVAWGAVGVMIGAFERAVAYAQEREQFGKPIASFQLISDLIARMAGNITACLGMALRVSQLQDAGIHYDEHAALSKTYCTTRLREVVGWAREIMGGNGILIEHDVIRYFTDAEALYSYEGTSQMNNLIVGRGVTGFSAFV, from the coding sequence ATGAGTAAGCACGACCCGCTCGGACCGCTCGAACCTGATTTCCTCGCCGCTGATCTGTTCGGTTACCAAGGCATTCTGACCGACGACGAAGCCGAGATCGTGCTGAAGGTGCGGGATTTTCTGGCCGCCGAGGTCGCGCCACGGGCCAACGAGTTCTGGGAGAAGGCCCAGTCGCCTGTGCACTTGCTCCCGAAGATCGCCGAGCTCGAGATCACCGGACTCGGATACGAATTCGAGGGACGCACGCCGGCACGCAAAGTGCTCACCGGGTGGCTCGGCATGGAGTTCTCACGAATCGACCCGTCGACGGGGACGATGTTCAGCGTGCACAGCGGGCTGGCGATGAGCAGTATCTCGATACTCGGGTCCGAGGAACAGCGCGAGCGCTGGCTGCCGTCCATGCGCCGCATGGAAAAGATCGGTGCCTTCGGGCTGTCCGAACCTCACGGCGGTTCCGACGTGTCGGGCGGACTGGAGACCACCGCTCGCCTCGACGGAGACCACTGGATTCTGAACGGCAGCAAACGATGGATCGGCAACGCAACGTTCGCCGACCTGATCATTGTGTTCGCGAAGGACGAAGCCGACGGCGAGGTCAAAGGATTCGTCGTGGAGAAGGAGTTCGACGGCTTCCGCGCCGAGAAGATCGAAGGGAAGTACTCGCTCCGTGCCGTCGAAAATGCGGATGTATATCTGGAGGAATGCCGAGTCCCGGTGGCCAACAAGCTCGAACACGCGAACTCGTTCGCCGATACGTCCAAGGTGCTGCGCCTGACGCGAGGCGGCGTTGCGTGGGGAGCGGTAGGCGTCATGATCGGCGCGTTCGAGCGGGCTGTTGCGTACGCCCAGGAACGTGAGCAGTTCGGCAAGCCGATCGCGTCGTTCCAGCTCATCTCGGACCTCATCGCACGGATGGCGGGCAACATCACCGCGTGCCTCGGCATGGCATTGCGGGTGTCGCAGCTACAGGACGCAGGCATCCACTACGACGAGCATGCGGCGTTGTCCAAAACTTATTGCACGACGCGTCTGCGTGAGGTCGTCGGCTGGGCCCGAGAGATCATGGGCGGCAACGGAATCCTGATCGAGCACGACGTGATTCGTTACTTCACCGACGCCGAAGCCCTGTACTCGTACGAGGGAACCTCGCAGATGAACAACCTCATCGTGGGCAGGGGAGTGACGGGATTCAGCGCGTTCGTCTGA
- a CDS encoding succinate dehydrogenase iron-sulfur subunit: protein MSAPTLDKKSDQNDLPPVPDEAVMVTLKIARFNPESGDGQRWDTFQVPTLPTDRLLNLLHYVKGYLDGTLTFRRSCAHGVCGSDAMRINGVNRLACKVLMRDMLPKDSSKTLNITIEPIRGLPVEKDLIVNMEPFFDAFRAVKPFLMTTGNEPTRERIQSAADRARFDDTTKCILCACCTTSCPVFWSDGSYFGPAAIVNAHRFIFDSRDEGASERLDILNDVEGVWRCRTTFNCTDACPRGIQVTKAIQEVKRALLFAR, encoded by the coding sequence ATGAGCGCACCCACACTGGACAAGAAATCCGATCAGAACGATCTGCCTCCCGTACCGGACGAAGCAGTCATGGTCACGCTCAAGATCGCTCGGTTCAACCCCGAGAGCGGCGACGGACAACGGTGGGACACCTTCCAGGTGCCCACGCTGCCGACGGATCGTCTGCTCAACCTGTTGCACTACGTCAAGGGCTACCTCGACGGCACGCTCACCTTCCGTCGTTCGTGCGCGCACGGAGTCTGCGGCAGTGACGCGATGCGCATCAACGGGGTCAACCGTCTCGCCTGCAAGGTGCTGATGCGTGACATGCTCCCGAAGGACTCGTCGAAGACCCTCAACATCACAATCGAGCCCATCAGGGGTCTACCGGTCGAGAAGGACCTCATCGTCAACATGGAGCCGTTCTTCGACGCGTTCCGCGCCGTCAAGCCGTTCCTCATGACGACGGGTAACGAGCCGACTCGGGAGCGGATTCAGTCCGCCGCCGACCGCGCACGGTTCGACGATACGACCAAGTGCATCCTGTGTGCTTGCTGCACCACGTCGTGCCCGGTCTTCTGGAGCGACGGCAGCTACTTCGGTCCGGCTGCGATCGTCAACGCGCACCGGTTCATCTTCGACAGCCGCGACGAAGGTGCCTCCGAGCGTCTGGACATCCTCAACGACGTCGAGGGTGTGTGGCGCTGCCGCACCACCTTCAACTGCACCGACGCATGTCCCCGCGGCATCCAGGTGACCAAGGCAATCCAGGAAGTCAAGCGAGCGCTGTTGTTCGCTCGCTAG
- the sdhA gene encoding succinate dehydrogenase flavoprotein subunit, with protein sequence MQEHRYDVLIVGAGGAGMRAAIEAGPQARTAVLTKLYPTRSHTGAAQGGMCAALANVEEDNWEWHTFDTVKGGDYLADQDAVEIMAKEAIDAVLDLEKMGLPFNRTPEGKIDQRRFGGHTRDHGKAPVRRACYAADRTGHMILQTLYQNCVKHDVEFYNEFYALDLCLTETDNGPVATGIVAYELATGELHIFHAKSIIFATGGSGRIYKTTSNAHTLTGDGMSIVFRKGLPLEDMEFHQFHPTGLAGLGILISEAVRGEGGILRNESGERFMERYAPTIKDLAPRDIVARSMVLEVLEGRGGGPNKDYVYIDVTHIPEEVLDEKLPDIMEFSRTYLGVDPVKEPVPVYPTCHYVMGGIPTKIRGEVLRNNDDIVPGLYAAGECACVSVHGANRLGTNSLLDINVFGRRAGIAAAEYANSVDFTPLPEEPAKMVEEWLELVLSDHGHERVADIRSEMQQSMDNNASVFRTQERLETALKDVRALKERYNHITVQDKGKRYNSDLLEAIELGFLLEMAEVTVVGALNRKESRGGHAREDFPDRNDAEYMKHTMAYKEGTGLLTDIRLDYKPVIQTRYEPMERKY encoded by the coding sequence ATGCAGGAACATCGTTATGACGTGCTCATCGTCGGCGCCGGCGGCGCAGGCATGCGAGCTGCCATCGAAGCCGGCCCACAGGCTCGCACGGCGGTACTGACCAAGCTCTACCCGACGCGGTCGCACACCGGTGCGGCTCAGGGCGGCATGTGCGCCGCCCTCGCGAACGTCGAGGAAGACAACTGGGAGTGGCACACCTTCGACACCGTCAAGGGTGGCGATTACCTCGCCGACCAGGACGCCGTCGAGATCATGGCCAAGGAAGCGATCGACGCAGTCCTCGATCTCGAGAAGATGGGTCTGCCGTTCAACCGCACACCCGAGGGCAAGATCGACCAGCGTCGCTTCGGTGGCCACACCCGTGACCACGGTAAAGCCCCTGTTCGTCGTGCGTGTTACGCCGCAGACCGCACCGGCCACATGATTCTTCAGACGCTGTACCAGAACTGCGTCAAGCACGACGTCGAGTTCTACAACGAGTTCTATGCACTCGATCTCTGCCTCACCGAGACCGACAACGGCCCGGTCGCCACCGGCATCGTCGCGTACGAGCTGGCCACCGGTGAACTGCATATCTTCCACGCCAAGTCGATCATATTCGCGACCGGCGGCTCGGGACGTATCTACAAGACCACGTCCAACGCGCACACCCTGACCGGCGACGGCATGAGCATCGTCTTCCGCAAGGGTCTGCCCCTCGAAGACATGGAATTTCACCAGTTCCATCCGACAGGTCTCGCCGGCCTTGGCATTCTCATTTCCGAGGCCGTGCGAGGCGAGGGCGGCATCCTCCGCAACGAATCGGGCGAACGCTTCATGGAGCGCTACGCCCCGACCATCAAAGACCTCGCGCCCCGCGACATCGTCGCGCGGTCGATGGTGCTCGAGGTGCTCGAGGGACGCGGCGGCGGACCCAACAAGGACTACGTCTACATCGACGTGACCCATATCCCGGAAGAGGTTCTCGACGAGAAGCTCCCCGACATCATGGAGTTCTCGCGCACGTACCTCGGCGTGGATCCCGTGAAGGAGCCGGTGCCGGTCTACCCCACCTGTCACTACGTCATGGGCGGTATTCCCACCAAGATTCGCGGTGAGGTGCTGCGCAACAACGACGACATCGTGCCCGGCCTGTACGCCGCGGGCGAGTGCGCCTGCGTGTCGGTGCACGGCGCGAACCGTCTCGGCACCAACTCCCTGCTCGACATCAACGTCTTCGGACGGCGCGCGGGTATCGCAGCGGCAGAGTACGCAAACTCGGTGGACTTCACCCCGCTCCCCGAGGAGCCGGCCAAGATGGTCGAAGAATGGCTCGAGCTGGTCCTGTCCGATCACGGGCACGAGCGCGTCGCCGACATCCGGTCCGAGATGCAGCAGTCGATGGACAACAACGCCTCGGTGTTCCGCACCCAGGAGCGACTCGAGACCGCACTCAAGGATGTGCGCGCCCTCAAGGAGCGCTACAACCACATCACCGTGCAGGACAAGGGCAAGCGCTACAACAGCGATCTGCTCGAGGCCATCGAGCTCGGCTTCCTCCTCGAAATGGCCGAGGTGACCGTCGTGGGTGCTCTGAACCGCAAGGAATCGCGCGGTGGACATGCGCGCGAGGACTTCCCGGACCGCAACGACGCCGAGTACATGAAGCACACCATGGCCTACAAAGAAGGCACTGGCCTGCTCACCGACATCCGTCTGGACTACAAGCCGGTAATCCAGACCCGCTACGAGCCGATGGAGCGGAAGTACTGA